AGAAGCCACGCCATCTGCTAAGAATTACAGGTGAAGAGGACCAGCACACAGTTGTGCCAGTGGATTGTGTACTGGAAAAAGTTCTATATCTCTCTGGAAATTTAAACCATGTGTGTGTATCAAGAGCTCCAAATTTCTGTGGTCACTGTCATTAACATGACATTGGTGTTCGTTTCGGTATTTAGAagcataattttgttaaaatttagtTCACCTGCAAACAAAAGGAACCATGAATTGAAAAGGCATATCCTATAACGAAAGGTGCACCAAACGAGATGGACATTTCTTTATGTATATAGTTCTAAGCAGTTTAGGCACAGTGTAACAGTGAGGATAACTATAAAGTTTTGAtgaatttgatgatttttttggtCAACTACACAAATAAACTGAAAGATCTTAAATATCAGTCATGTATGTGTTGACTTCCTTCAGGTTTTGACCTAAAAAATACAGTCACTTGAGGAATAAGGCAATTTTAACTGGTGATTACATTGATGTAAAATACTCTCCAGTTCATGAACTGGCTGTTTATTAGGGTCAGAGATTCCAAAACTAGAAAAAGCTAGAAATTAGAATGTTTTCTAGTTTTTCCCAGttttctgaaagaaattaaacctGGAAAAAGCTGACAATTTCTGGTATTACAAATTAGCAGCTACTTTTTTTCCAGCTATTTCCAGCTTTTTCGAGGTTTTGAAGCTTGCAAAAACTAGAAAAATCTTTTCTGGAAAAAAGCTGGAATTTAATTCTGGAAGAAAGCTATCAAATTCTAGAAATTTCTAGAAATTTTCAGACCTTGACAGAAagctagaaattcattttgcaaGGTAAAAAGCTGTAGAAAGTTTTAAAAAGTGCAGATGGACAGCCTgtgacatttaaaaaaaatttaaaacttcAGATTGAATAAAACGCTTCGGTCAAAGACCTTCTTCAGTTATTACAGCTTTTAAATGGAAACCAAACTTAAATAAGATTGAGGTTCTAGTGACAAAAAAGCCGACTTCATTAATTTGGCTTTTCTGGCATCTACTAATTAGCAccactttttgttttctttttttttttgcagggaCTGCGCAGGGTTGATGAAAtcacctttttcttttactatAGTAAACCAGGTtgttaaaatagaaaatagcTTCCATCCTACAGTAAAATTCACAGCTGAGATTTCAGATACTGAAATAACATTCTTGAATACATGTAAATACAGGGGCGACCGATTAAAAAAGCACTCTATTCTTGATGTGCGCACGCACTTTAAACTGACAGAGATTTTCCAATGTATGCACTTTGACTCCTGCCACCCCCAGGCGTTCATCAAAGGCTATCCTGACCAATAGGAGTCAATAGAAGTCATGTTTGGCCTGTTTGCACCGTGCAACTTCACTTTTGCCAGTTTTACATCCAGTTCTAGCGATCTCAGAAGACTTTACGTTCAAATTTTTCCATTggagcatgcccccacacccccTAGCTGGCTCACAATAACGCACCCCACTTGAAAATCTGCTCTGTGGTCCCTATTTTTGATAACTGTTACTTGCGATTAAATAATCGCTAGCACCTAAATCTCATTTACTTTCTATTCAAAAGTTGTAGTAACTGAAGAAGGTCTTTGACCAAAACGTTTCATTAAAGGgcatgtaaacccaaaaatacaagtttttcttattccACATAACAAGTGGCATAGAAAGCAAATATGGCACTCGTTTTCTCCAATTCGGCTTAGTTACGGAGAAAATCGGCATTTACTACTGACATTCCACTTCCGGTGAAAACAATAGGGAGCAGTCGTGACGTAAGAGGTGGAACACAAATATTGCGCAACACGAATTCTTTAGAAGATTTAGTATGGCGGCTCGTGCAAGTAGCAGCAGTTCGGAGGATGTTTTCTCAGAAGAAAGCGACTCGAACGTGTTAAACTTATATGACAGTGATGGGGATAATTCAGAACTATTAGAAGACTCTGGGCCACGTCCCTATCAATTTGAGCCACGTAGGGTTAGGCGAAATGATAACCAAGACAGCACAGAACCCGTTGGCAGTGACACCGATCGCCTCGGAAGCACGAACTGGTATTTAATTCACTttgtgctttgttttcttttgagatGAAAACTTAATAAGGCACGCACATGTTTAAGAACAAGGGCAAGAAGAAGTTTTTGACCGGAATCTTCGTAGCTGTGTCACATAAATTCATTTAAGGTGCGCATGTGGAACATGTAAGCAGATGCCGACAACAGATGAAAGCGTTTGTTGCATGGACGTAGAACAAGTGTGGCAAAAAGTGGTGGACCAGAGGTCTGAATCCCACATGAAGTGTGTGACAGAACACCCAGGTTTTCAGTCAACCTGCCTAGATGTATGGGTGCTCGAAACTGCTTATTACGCATACAGGCAGCAGTACGGCACCGATAATCAAAGGGGAAACGAGCAAGTGTAAGCGTTTACTTTTTACATGtgactgttgttgttgttttttttgcctttgtgAGATCGATTTCTAGCATTTGTATTTATATTGATTACAATTCTGCAGTGACACAGATATAATTTGTCTCCTCTTTTCTGTAGGAAATTTCGCTACATTGCCTATAGACAGCTTGTTCGCTGGTGCTGGGGTTATCTTGGCAAACATGTCAGGGTTGCTCTGCCGTCTTGCGCGGTAAACAAAATCCACAACACCTTTCCAGCTGATTTTGGCTCGTCCTACACTGGATTAAAACCACCAAGCCTTTGAGAGATACAAAGGTACATGttaatttacataataaatattcatgttTTACAGCACTAGCAGCAGAGCCTGTTCATTAGGAGTTCTTTACGTCCTTATAATTATCGTATGTCTTCCTTCATCACAGGCAATTGTCAAGCAATTTGTCACGTGTAGCTATATGTAGGTGTGAATTGCACATGTTTGAACGTAACCAACTGTAGCTGAATTCTTGTTGTCTAAAATGATATACACTTTGATTGACACATTTTCTTATGATATACACTGTCAAGTACTGGTTTGTCATAATGACCTTGGgtttattcagttttattgCTGTGCAAACCGTGAAACAAATTCTTCAACTGCTGTTTCCTTGCAGGGTTTCTCGAAGGAAGCAGCGAGCGGGCCTGGCATGGTTTCCCTGAGATCCtgaatggaatttttttttgtgatcttTGATCCCCTTCATACTCGCGCAACAACATTTCAATTAGTGCTTCAGTATAACCTAGAAATAACAATTAGTAATGAGTTATACCAGTGtgtattttttgaaatatgaaCTTGCGTTAAacataaataatgaaatactCTGTACTTCTCTATTGATATGTCGACAACAAAgcagaaatgtaaaataaaacaaggaaaacaacaaGCAAATCCTTAAAGCCTTAAATTAGTTATGCTAAAACAAGAGAGGCCAATACCGTAAGTTGGCGATGTCTTCTCTTTACGCACTGAGTATTCTCCCTTTTTGAACTTAGGGAACCTAATTGAGTAGCGGGGTGTGCCATCCTTCGTAATTGCCTGTAAACGATCACTGTTTTCGTTGTAATGTAGCGAAGCCAAGAGAAGTCTGTAGATTGTAATTCAAATAAGTATATTGTGATATATAGTTGTTGCATATAAAAGTCTCCTAAGATACAGCTAAGGGTAGGTTTTACACAtgcaatcatttttattcatcaCTTTACCTGGCATACATAGCCAAGAATGCAAATGCAGTGTGTTTTGGTGCAAATATGATATCAAGGCTGTGTAGTGCTTTGAGGGAAGAGGTCTGGTACTGTGGTGATATCATCTTGATGTCTTTCAACAGGGACTTGTTCAGTAACAGGTCAGTTAACTTTTCACAAACCTTTGATGctgaaaagtaaattaaagTAAAACATGACTTTCCATCACCAACAACTAGCAAGAAGGTATTTTCATTGTAAATTGTATTGAGATGTATATCTTACAAGGCTGGAGCCACTCCTTGTCTTGTTCATCCTCGTCCAGAGGGCCATGGGCACATTCAGGATACAATTCGCTATGTCCATCATGAACATCTTGAATGTGGTTACTTACAGACTTCCACATAGCCTCTAACATGTCCTCATCTCCTTCTGGTGCAGTTGCAGCTATCCAGTAGAGGTGATTTACGATAGACCTCCTCCAGAGGCCTGCATTTTCACAATCCTTCTGCTTTGCTAGAGCATCAATCTTTTTGCCAATACCTTTAATGACAAGGAAATGCTAAGCCTACATAGGTAATATTATTGTCACCCCAAAACCAATGGgttcaaataattttgtccattttgtcTATGTGAAGAAATATTCATAAATGAATATACGATTTTATAGATTGTTACACTTTGCATTGGTAcattatataatatatatatatatatatatatatatatatatatatatatatatatatatatattgtttgAACAATAGAGAATTCTTCAACAAATAATAGCTTTATTGTTGTGTGTGCATATATtttgtatatatgtatatatttcttcaacaaatAATAGCTTTATTGTTGCGTGTgcatatattatatatatatatatatatatatatatatatatgcacaCACAACAACAATACTTAAACTTACCTTTAGCAATGTGCCAGATGTCATAATAATGTTTTGTTCCTTTGGGTGCCATATTTCTTCGTATGTGGGCAGCATTTTGCCGATTTCTGTCTGTTATTATGACATCTAAGTCTAGGTTCTTGTTTGCCAAAAATGCCTCCATGCGAATAAGGCCCTCATGTTCACACCAGTAACTGTTTGGCACCTCATTggacttgaaaagaaacagaacAGTTTAAGTCATCATTGAACAAATGTATattgatttttgaggagaaaTCTAGGGGCCACTTGATGGACAACTTACTTGAACAAGCTGAACATCTAGTACTTTGTTGGTTCTTTGTTCGATGACTGTAAATGCCCCATACTTGGCGCTGTGACCTGGACTGTCAGATCTCCCATCCCCGGAGAGAACAATACCCCCTTCCAAATTGGATAGCCTTTCGACCAGTTTCTCCTGTTCTTCCTTCCACATTTGTACAATGATGGGTATCAGGTAGTTCCTCTGGTGTTTATGATATATTTGGCGGCTGAAACACTGTATCTTCATGATTTTTAGCATCCTCAGGGTCTGGGAGATCATACTACCTGAGTATAGAATAGCTGCAGATAACAAGAGATTTCCAGCAGGtatctttttaatgtaaggTTGGCTTCTCCACACCCTTGCATAACTGCAGGTTAGACATTTTTGAGTTACATGGATGAGAGTTCCACAAACACTAGACACTTCAGCTGTAGCAGGCTCGGTGCACAGGGGACAGAACTCAAATAGTTGCAGCAAACAGgacaaaaagacaataaacTTGCTCTCACTCTGTGGAGGTACAGAACCTTTTTTACTGTAGATTATCCtgtaataaaagaaaaagtaaccGCAAGTcacaatttggaaaaaaagtgaaCTGAGAGAGGACCTATTTGtacctttcattttcttcagtcttctgactttttttctcctcctcctcttcttcCTCCATGACTTCGGCCGAAAATAAATTACTAGGAATATAGTCCTGGTCTTTGTTATCGTCGTCGCTATGACACCCAACACTCTTTACAGGACTACACAGAGGCGTAGAGCAAGTAGGTATGAGGGTGATCTCACATTGGACTTCAGAGTCAGTTATTACAGGTTCTACTTGTGTGCCTGCGTAGACAAACATCGCACTTAAATGTGGAAATGGCTATTGTTCAAAACACAGAAACTTATAAAAAGCAAGATTTCTTTGGTAGGCCATCTTCTTACCCACACTTGTCACGTATTTGCATCGAAGTTCAGACCAAACAAATCCAATATCGCACTGTATGCCAACATTGTTAAATTTCCTCTCCTCATTCCCGGGTCCGGTTTCAGGCATTAGGTCAGACAGGTCAAGATCTCCTATGGGCTCAGAGCCGACTGCCAAACAACTGGCTTCCTCGTAATCTTTCAATAACTGAGAAAGAAAGGTGTTTTTTGCGCCAATGAATAGATTTATTTTGTATCATTCGTAAGATTTGGACGAAGAgcaatt
This portion of the Acropora palmata chromosome 13, jaAcrPala1.3, whole genome shotgun sequence genome encodes:
- the LOC141864466 gene encoding uncharacterized protein LOC141864466 — its product is MPTTDESVCCMDVEQVWQKVVDQRSESHMKCVTEHPGFQSTCLDVWVLETAYYAYRQQYGTDNQRGNEQVKFRYIAYRQLVRWCWGYLGKHVRVALPSCAVNKIHNTFPADFGSSYTGLKPPSL
- the LOC141863120 gene encoding uncharacterized protein LOC141863120, encoding MFVYAGTQVEPVITDSEVQCEITLIPTCSTPLCSPVKSVGCHSDDDNKDQDYIPSNLFSAEVMEEEEEEEKKSQKTEENERIIYSKKGSVPPQSESKFIVFLSCLLQLFEFCPLCTEPATAEVSSVCGTLIHVTQKCLTCSYARVWRSQPYIKKIPAGNLLLSAAILYSGSMISQTLRMLKIMKIQCFSRQIYHKHQRNYLIPIIVQMWKEEQEKLVERLSNLEGGIVLSGDGRSDSPGHSAKYGAFTVIEQRTNKVLDVQLVQSNEVPNSYWCEHEGLIRMEAFLANKNLDLDVIITDRNRQNAAHIRRNMAPKGTKHYYDIWHIAKGIGKKIDALAKQKDCENAGLWRRSIVNHLYWIAATAPEGDEDMLEAMWKSVSNHIQDVHDGHSELYPECAHGPLDEDEQDKEWLQPCKIYISIQFTMKIPSC
- the LOC141864464 gene encoding uncharacterized protein LOC141864464, whose amino-acid sequence is MISPQYQTSSLKALHSLDIIFAPKHTAFAFLAMYARLLLASLHYNENSDRLQAITKDGTPRYSIRFPKFKKGEYSVRKEKTSPTYGYTEALIEMLLREYEGDQRSQKKIPFRISGKPCQARSLLPSRNPARKQQLKNLFHGLHSNKTE